ttgggTTGGATACAAAagcatattttaaaaattatgtttttgaatttttaaaaaaattagaaatatgtataaaatcagatttattttataaccaaaattataatacaaataatataaaccCACCCAAGTTATATACCATGGAGTCTTATATGAGGAAGACACTCAGAAATTTAAACAAATGTTgtaaagatgaaaaaatattagcagttaaacaaaaattaaataaaataaattctgTCATGAATAATCATATAGACAAATTGTATGAGTCCAGAGGAAACATCAAAGCATTACAATATAAAACTGAAGATATGTCAAAAAATACTTTAAATTTTGCTCAAAATagcaaaaaattaaaaagattcatgttttttaaatattggAAAACCTATGCATTTTTAGCTTGCTTTGTTCTTGTCGGATTTAAGATATATCGGTCTCTTTGATTTCAACTTTCgcaaatatatacatatacacacacttagatatatatatatatatgttttttttaagtacCTGGCATGTCACTCATTTTCTTGAATTAGGCAAGACTACACAAATTAGCACACACAGACACTGTCATGTTACATGcctatgtttttttttatttgtttcatACTTGTATTACCTACATATTTggtttttcatttttaataccacaataattttttgttagtTTAAAacgcatatattttttagttttccatatattcatttttttttttgacttgattttatttgattttaatACATACACTTTTTTTAGAGAGCTAGCCATTTAACATAGGAAATggttatttaaaaaaaaaaaatatcttcataaaatatagctATTTAATGCACACTTAATAATTTCGTTcacaaatattatcattgaACTTTTCGAATTTAAAGCGAGGTAAATAATTTGagcataaaatttattattagcTAGCGTATttctacatatataaagtTTATGATATATGCACTTCTCAATATGCATAtagattaaaaaaaacaatgtcaataataaaaaaaatagctgCTTCCTAAATGCAACTATactttaaaataaatcagTCATTTAGCATAAActgaataaataaaaataatacaataaaacgggaataataacataataTAGTGTATCAAAACATAGGCACATATTGCCATTTGTTGCAAAAATCGGGGAAGCGCATATATTCTAAAATTTGTTATCTCATTAATGCCAAGCGCAATAAAACTTCCTATTTATAATGCACAAAATTGAGGCGTAATAATATAGCCTTATGTgtgcatatttttcatgaagatataaaatcttttaatattcatataacaCACCTACGCAACTTAGAATATGATTTTGgtgttttatttcatttatattcatcataatttgtaataaatttaaatattcaagCTAATcaaattcatttttgttaatattagAATCTGTCTCTTCCTTTTTTTCGGCTCCTTCATTTGGATCCATATCTGCATCAAGatcaacattttttttttttttttttttcattttttcttctttcagcttattaacataattttgtatttctTCCTTCAATTCTGACATAGGAATTAATTGCTCTTTTGAAAGAGGAGCTCTATTAAATGGATCATTGGGTTCACTCATTAAATGCCTTTCAATATTCTTCCTATCTATAACAATACCAGATGTTGGTAATAAAACTGGATCAAACATTATATCTTGTAAAATAGGATCTAAAAATTTCTCTGGTATATCACTTGTATCGTCAAATAATTCAACTTCATCTTTCAtatcaataatattttgacaaaataatttaaatttgtttaaatcttctttatttaataagCTTTCtcttttacatatataatatgcttTGTTAAAAATTTCTTGTTTATAATATCTACCTTCATTAgctatttcttttattaataaatcttggtaatttttttctaaatttaataaatatagatatgATTCTACTATACTGGTTAACCATAATTGAGGTCTGAAATTATATTGCTCCATATTCtttacttttatatttaaacttTTATGCCCTActaaataatcaaaataacaatttaaaCAAGTAACTATTTGAGTTAATATAGTATTTGACGTTACAATGTTTATTGGATAATTTTTgcataataaatttaaaaatacacaaGATTCATAACAATAtgttattatcatttttgttttagTTGCTAAATTTGACATGCTTTCATTATGTATATCTGATCCACCTCCACTTCCGTTATTTTCGCtttcttcattatattCTCCATTTTCATAATTCATATTCAAACCATTTCCATAATGGTCTCGTGCTTCATcaaattcatttaataCATCATCTTCTTCTACATCTTCACCATCTATTAGATTTCTATTTCGTctatctatattattactttgATTATAAATTCCTTCTTCATTTTGTGAATTTCCATTTCCACTTCTCTCTACTCTAATTGTACTAGAACCCGTTCTTGATGTCTctttagttttttttttattttctctcctttttatttctgACAAATATGAAACAACTTCTTCAACCAAAAAGTTTACATCATTTAATAacaaatgaattaaatgtacaaacaaattattattatttataattaattggGTAAATTGGTTTACATATAtcttattaaaaaaaaaactattaaAATTCTCAACAATTCGCAAACGAGTTTGCATTCTTTCTGTATACTCTCCTTTTTGTGATGAAATAAACACATTTGTTAATgatttgataatatatttttttgttaaatctGATTCTTCAATTATAGATTTTAAACTATctgatttatataaataagtaaatGTTTTAGGAGCTGATTCACATCTTAAATGGatactttttatatgtttttcaCTAAGCAttgtaaaaattgtaagcgctaaaaataaatctaaatttatatatgacaTAAAGGTTTCATGATGTTGTGTTTTAAATGTATCTAACTcgtataataaaaatattatttcaaatatatcacttaaaaaaaatgttggAATTATAGAAAATTGTGGAGATGCACATAAATTGTTTTCAGAGTTAGTAGCTCCATTTTCTCTTTCCAATTCATCAGCATTTCTTGTATTTCCACTTCTATCATTATTAGATGCGTCTTCTTCAGTTGTATTGGGTTCTATATTAGTTCCTGTGTTTCTATGGCTATATGATTTacatatttcattatttgatTCATTGGGAGGTGGGCAAGCTTTCAGAACTAGGTGAGaatattttcctttatGTTCATCCAAATATGATTTCATAGATGCATCTAAATTACCATCACGgtcatataaataaactacatttaaaatataactcATACataaattcaaaaatttgaataaaaGTTGAGCAAAACGAGaattgtataaaaatattttccatgtatgtatattcatataataaatatttttatcctTAGCATTGGAAACACCATGAACTATTCTAATAAATTCATCTATCGAAGGTTTAAGGAAAACACTTAGAGCTTTATATGCCATCCAAAATATACAAGTAATAAATTTAGgttcttttttaaaactttcaaaattttttactttatttttaattttttcaacatTGGATATTTCTTCAAACGAAGATTGAttagttatattttttaaaataaatccTGAAAATGGATCAtctcttaaaaaaaaatacaaatctAAATCATTGATTTTGTTAATAGTTATAGGCTCACataaacataataatatccATAAAATGTTTAAGCAAAAACCATATGAATTTTCTCccaataattttaaaaataaaccaTATGAATTATCTAAAGATTGTGGATAAGTAGAATAGTGATACATTATTttggtttttttttcattcgATATTAATATACAATTTAACCATAGCAAAACCCTTTTTTTGCTTTCATTACTAccttttaataaatttttaattatttcgACACAATTTTCTAAAATCCAATTTGTATCTCCTCTTAATAcagtataaatatttttcaaactAGCCAAtgtcattttatttaaactatttgttgtattattataaaaatatttatacattgcaatttcttctttattttttatatttggcATAGTTATTATTGTTGGTGATATAAGTCTACCTAATAAACTATTTAATTGTAAATTATAACCACATCCCCCAATTTCTTTATCATTACTactttttccatttttattaaatccatatattttgtttgatTCATTTCCATCCACTTGATCACTtacattaatattattaacttctttttcattgtccattttttcttcttcatcTTTTTGAGAATCTTCAATTTTGAAATGAGATTGATATAAAATAGTATCCTTTACTCTATCCTTCAAAttaagatataaaaatatcgatttattattaacaaCCAAATCAGCTAATTGCTTAAAACttgatataaattttaaaagtaCTGCTACATCATTTTTaggatatattaaatttctagaatttaaattttctaaaattatatctattattggattaaaaaatttatttaattgtttattattttcattctcacttttatcattttcttcaattgcagacaataatttttttaaaaatctTGATGTACAAGATCCTTTTAgaaattcataaaatacGTTTATTCTTTCtttatatgatatttttgCATTTGGATAAACATCtaaattttctaaatatataattgtactatttattatttgatcTAATATCtcatttgttatattttctatagatttatattctatatttaaacttttaaaaaaatgtttgtCTTGTAATCGAACAGAACAAGAGCATAAATAACTTAAacagttttttttttgtttgtgCAAACTTGctattttatgtattaatataaaatataagttatctactttaaaatataattcatcattattttcttttaattcattttcatatGACTCAAGATGAGATTTAGTATTATTTCCCCCTTCCttttttaaacatatttgAAACGTATTTTGAATTAAGTTGTCTTCTTTCACAATGTccaacattattttttattcatgcgttcatatatatatttatatatttatatatttatatatttatatacttatataattatatatttatatacttacatatttatatagttatatatttatatacttataacttatatacttatataattatatatttacatatgcACTCCCTTACCCCGACTTAGTTTCACTCAAATAGATATGTACTATATCGTTGTGTGCATACCTCTGTCTTTCCTTTACAacgtatatatttatatttatatatatacacttGTGATAAGTTcggaataaaaaatagcaaatatatttaactaATTAAAAGggtatatttaaataaacacTATACTTATGtgtgcattttttttatttctttttatgCGGTTCCCTTCATTGAAACactttcaaaaaaatatgtttatttttatcttgtTTCTTTAttgatttatttcatcattatatattgttttgttcgtttttttttgattcaTAATATCCGtatagatatataattaaacttgttaaattaaaaaacataaataataatattatgtatacaaaaaaatataaattaatttacaaaaattgtaaaataaaataaaagaaaataaaagaaatggCATActattacaaaaattacAACATTCCAATGCCTAAATTTAACgctatttcatttttttttaatttacattttttttaattcgtTTTCCTCctatataatatgcatatccagttcatatttatttctatttttttgttaatatattttcctatcttatttatagttataataatatattattgcaATCCCCctgttatatttaatagggttatttttttaaatataataaataacgGTTAAgtttaatatgtatatatgtgcGTAGATATGCgtataatatattgcaaataaataagtataaaCTATTTATTTACCTTACACAAtgcaatatataaaatattttcacaataaaaattatatggaaaaaaatagatatCTACATTTGTGTATTTccttatcattttttttctctcaTATCTTTCTATATTCTTATAATTACAATTTtcatacaaaaataaaatgcaatcaaataaataaaaatttatattatatgacTTTTAATACCATAGGAAATGCAAGTACACACATGCAAGTATATTGAAACCAGCTGAATAGTTTAATCGACCTTGGTCATacttataatatatcaggtataaatatttcaggcatttcatatatacatatttataaaatggaaaatatacACAACTAATCTATAAAGGGGAATTGCGTATTTGAACAAGTTGataaaactatttttttttaatatttttatttatcatatttttatcctaatatacaatttatttttaatctttattttcattcatAATTTGACTTAACTAAAAGAAACTAgatctttttttattttatatgtacaggtcatatatataaaaatatatgtgaaTGTAATATAACAAAGTACAAAACAATATGAACATTAATGCCAAAATCTGTCTATCTTATATTCAATTAAGctcaatatattttaataatgagaaaaaaaaacgaattttttttatccaaTCCTTTTATCATATCtctattattttacaaacatattatgcttaagaaaaattgtatatatatggatattGGGGAAAATCGAAAGTTACATTTTCTACTTAAtttactaaaaatatattcccATTTATTCTCCAgggtttatatattttaaaactaAAGGTAatgctattattattaaaaaaattcaaatgaACCCctccaaaaaatataatacacTTTTGTTTCATTGTAAATAGCAACCCCCCCTTACAACTAAGAAATGCcattcatttatttattcttttGCTTAGTTTACTTTCTAACAAAATGAATGTATATTATAggcatatataataagaaaaatatatgggATACCCATGCATCCATTCTTTGATATTCTTAACTCTGCTcatattcaaaatttgcgcttttttaatttgatatattatataaaaatattttttaatattatatacacacttatatttatccatactatatttatataactaaaataaatatacccATTTagaatattaataaaatgttagATCATATTgccttattattttttttatccatATTTTCCATCTATAGGAAATATAAAGAGTGAATATAATAGTTTAGAAAAATGGCTCTCAATATGTAATAAGAATATGCTTATACaaaaacagaaaaaaaaattcataattaaacgatatataatttgatgCTTTAATATAcctataaatatattttttttatttttagaattGAAAGAATAATAGCTTCACTTTTACGCAAGTATACCAATATTAAACATTTATGTAAACTaaacaaaaagaaaacCATTGATAAAACATGGAaacattttcatatatcCTGTATGTTTTTTCATACGTTCTTTTTGCATTTTACttattatatctttattatttttatatattgaaGCGATTATCATGGATGGAAATAGGCGATTTGCAAAACAAATGGGGTTGCACACATCCATAGGGCATTACTTGGGATCTAAAAATTTGATACATgttattttacatatatacataaaatatatctttcTATCGATCTGATTTATCGATGTCTATGTGTTAAATTCAGATGGCTATGTTTCACCTgtttatttacataaatggaaaaacaatttaaaaaaaaatatatatatatacccCTACGTGCGTATATTCGcacatttattttcttattttatttaaatagattatagaaatatgtatccaattaaatataaagattTTATCAGTTTTCGCATTTTCCTTACTAAACTATAATAGAAGTCCAGAAGAAAttcatattcttttttacctaaatcttttttttttgataaatgaagaatattttttgtaagtTTAAAATGGAAAGtaaaattgataaattCGTAAATAGTTAGCCATTCTCAAAAATGCCTTTTTAgatatagtttttttttttttgtaaatcactaaatatttatattcttaaatatatatcattttaaTAGAAAGTTtgttaaacaaaataaaatacgaATAAGAATTATCGGGAATTTGTCTTATATCAATGAAGCATATAGAGAAATCATACATAATACtgaagaaaaaacaaaacacCATGACAAGTAGAAACTTAAAAAACAGACAGCATCCAATGATCATgccaatatatatatatatatatatatatgcaatattaaaatatggatcaaataataatttatttcgaTCGATAAAATCctcaaataaattatgtatataaccttttctgttttttttatagtcTTATActcaatatatttttttcatacaCAAGTCGAAACGAAATGAACctatgtaaaataaatcccaatttatattttgacTCTTATAAGGATTTACTAAAAAAACGAAACATTAATTATGCCTGTGCAAATTCGAACAATTcggataaaaaaaatattcaaataaatcctaaaataaaaaatacacaaaTTTCTCAAGTGCAATGCAATTGCGGAAAAGTTTGTTCTTTAGATGAAAATCAAATTAAAATGTAcagaataaataaaagctaaaaaatatatataattaacactatgcatatttttataattccTATTCTACTCTTTTTACGcttactatattttttcttattttttctattatttctCCCAACACTTAGATTAAATTACCATAATAAGTTGCTAACTTCCGATATACCCCCCCCAGATATTTTAATAAGAACATCAGGTGAACAAAGATTGTCcgattttttgttatatcaGGTTAAAcgataacaaaaaaaatacattatttcatattaatattaatgtcTACATTTATAAGTGTAACATGTTTgtcttatatatttctattaaTTTATGATCATTTGCAACAATGTACATGTCGAAAATTTTCTATCCCAttcctttttatttgtttgattatttttctaGATATCGGAATTTACCGAAATATACTTTATTGATGATTACTGGccattatttaattttttgaaatttaCATACGTGATCTTGCATTACACAATTTTTCGAacatcaaaaaaatttttttcgtaTTCAAATCCTTGCCAACACTaggtttttttttattcaaaaacCAAATctctattatat
The DNA window shown above is from Plasmodium berghei ANKA genome assembly, chromosome: 7 and carries:
- a CDS encoding dehydrodolichyl diphosphate synthetase, putative, encoding MALNIIERIIASLLRKYTNIKHLSIIMDGNRRFAKQMGLHTSIGHYLGSKNLIHIIEICIQLNIKILSVFAFSLLNYNRSPEEIHILFYLNLFFLINEEYFLKFVKQNKIRIRIIGNLSYINEAYREIIHNTEEKTKHHDNLILNIFFSYTSRNEMNLCKINPNLYFDSYKDLLKKRNINYACANSNNSDKKNIQINPKIKNTQISQVQCNCGKVCSLDENQIKILNYHNKLLTSDIPPPDILIRTSGEQRLSDFLLYQISEFTEIYFIDDYWPLFNFLKFTYVILHYTIFRTSKKFFSYSNPCQH
- a CDS encoding ubiquitin conjugation factor E4 B, putative, translated to MLDIVKEDNLIQNTFQICLKKEGGNNTKSHLESYENELKENNDELYFKVDNLYFILIHKIASLHKQKKNCLSYLCSCSVRLQDKHFFKSLNIEYKSIENITNEILDQIINSTIIYLENLDVYPNAKISYKERINVFYEFLKGSCTSRFLKKLLSAIEENDKSENENNKQLNKFFNPIIDIILENLNSRNLIYPKNDVAVLLKFISSFKQLADLVVNNKSIFLYLNLKDRVKDTILYQSHFKIEDSQKDEEEKMDNEKEVNNINVSDQVDGNESNKIYGFNKNGKSSNDKEIGGCGYNLQLNSLLGRLISPTIITMPNIKNKEEIAMYKYFYNNTTNSLNKMTLASLKNIYTVLRGDTNWILENCVEIIKNLLKGSNESKKRVLLWLNCILISNEKKTKIMYHYSTYPQSLDNSYGLFLKLLGENSYGFCLNILWILLCLCEPITINKINDLDLYFFLRDDPFSGFILKNITNQSSFEEISNVEKIKNKVKNFESFKKEPKFITCIFWMAYKALSVFLKPSIDEFIRIVHGVSNAKDKNIYYMNIHTWKIFLYNSRFAQLLFKFLNLCMSYILNVVYLYDRDGNLDASMKSYLDEHKGKYSHLVLKACPPPNESNNEICKSYSHRNTGTNIEPNTTEEDASNNDRSGNTRNADELERENGATNSENNLCASPQFSIIPTFFLSDIFEIIFLLYELDTFKTQHHETFMSYINLDLFLALTIFTMLSEKHIKSIHLRCESAPKTFTYLYKSDSLKSIIEESDLTKKYIIKSLTNVFISSQKGEYTERMQTRLRIVENFNSFFFNKIYVNQFTQLIINNNNLFVHLIHLLLNDVNFLVEEVVSYLSEIKRRENKKKTKETSRTGSSTIRVERSGNGNSQNEEGIYNQSNNIDRRNRNLIDGEDVEEDDVLNEFDEARDHYGNGLNMNYENGEYNEESENNGSGGGSDIHNESMSNLATKTKMIITYCYESCVFLNLLCKNYPINIVTSNTILTQIVTCLNCYFDYLVGHKSLNIKVKNMEQYNFRPQLWLTSIVESYLYLLNLEKNYQDLLIKEIANEGRYYKQEIFNKAYYICKRESLLNKEDLNKFKLFCQNIIDMKDEVELFDDTSDIPEKFLDPILQDIMFDPVLLPTSGIVIDRKNIERHLMSEPNDPFNRAPLSKEQLIPMSELKEEIQNYVNKLKEEKMKKKKKKNVDLDADMDPNEGAEKKEETDSNINKNEFD
- a CDS encoding SNARE protein, putative; the protein is MYIISDGDAEYSNSLYTEEIESKTNSEKQSIYHENGYESSDENLIDGENEIEVFLYVCTALIDNAEILVKSSFFDRDLDISADYIIKKILVATKKKINNCNKKILNWDNRTIYFIICNEKKLAFFLIGLDTKAYFKNYVFEFLKKLEICIKSDLFYNQNYNTNNINPPKLYTMESYMRKTLRNLNKCCKDEKILAVKQKLNKINSVMNNHIDKLYESRGNIKALQYKTEDMSKNTLNFAQNSKKLKRFMFFKYWKTYAFLACFVLVGFKIYRSL